The proteins below are encoded in one region of Thermothelomyces thermophilus ATCC 42464 chromosome 1, complete sequence:
- a CDS encoding uncharacterized protein (Contains conserved domain pfam01285: TEA/ATTS domain family), which yields AQCYSPLPNHEHEDRHPGSPCRQCLQELAGNVQLPHMAWYGQQFEALSSIPPSIPPSIPPVMAAPVLRTQSLGPDYGTPAYPRPQQRQEARLRGRKQGRGSNPLMPLLTQAFQNYRKKQADKPEQKWPEALEGHFLDGKSTEQTKARPPSAVPFSLLLIPQMGRSKYSIEQRQQGRNQLIGKYLWLASCRDLGPGEKPSALLLEIRGEKGRKRVSSHIQVVRNFFAAHRCLHFLFGPRQKDKDDKDERHIEKVSLKNNPILIALSENRMPDQRPNYEYFAQILALNEQVQFRPRRCWIFVSHPDVLVSKDGSGYLPTTGTKLGQAEYPHLRRNLERETWAREEEQHLFRGALLHEFTKEIHQVESGSVGDLARKWASAFPSLQQRLRAITSSTTDGQCDVLHLHTTLELREKPGFPADSSLSSWVEISIEQPHLLNHRWRVETHLVGPPELSYARDDSGEEGSYQEDIYERHGEFTIKYQHQPGCDGSRSSSSSSSSSSSDSARGHCDCLSRCSGRDAFSVPFPIPFPATAWAQTLTNCAEYPAYPSSGSKRHARGWGVECEREEDREEAGWRRRGSKEPTQMDLVPKIAMMQEILSCPPPAPSHQGESSEASSEQGWTRRGLILWTFDTIHSVAKEGGRERGKPQTASGGRTCWRFLTILDPSSEHHLRQAAVTSRRTPADEFRGVSDSLACASRPGSRAAIPSPTPSYPQHPSATTNENFPPAWNNVAVGPGAALSLPPTTRAYGADVDAISHAIPPRAAAGEAGYELPDSFGGSHGGLATPPSTASTASSLTQPFSTASAGSDVFPGYVSPPHGPVTTADPGAGPHTLGGALPGAMTDPFLSDVGGAYGGAQDGIIHGWDSHVAVAVAVAGLDADPWSSPGYSDASAAAHQVHHHDTIAWSAGTQPQTVRSRRGSEQQQQHHHHHHQHHHPSGSPEQHTWASSTHSDSIIDNHELWMPPIAAETQTPAAETAP from the exons GCGCAGTGCTATTCACCACTGCCAAACCACGAACATGAAGACCGCCATCCGGGCTCGCCTTGCAGACAGTGTCTCCAGGAATTGGCAGGAAACGTTCAACTCCCGCACATGGCCTGGTATGGCCAGCAGTTTGAAGCCCTTTCATCGATCCCGCCATCGATTCCGCCATCGATTCCGCCGGTGATGGCAGCACCCGTCTTGCGAACGCAGTCACTTGGGCCAGACTATGGCACGCCGGCGTACCCCAGACCCCAGCAACGACAGGAGGCTCGCCTGCGCGGCAGAAAGCAGGGGCGAGGGTCTAACCCGCTCATGCCCCTGCTGACCCAGGCGTTCCAGAACTACCGGAAGAAACAGGCGGACAAGCCAGAACAGAAATGGCCCGAGGCATTGGAGGGGCACTTCCTTGACGGTAAGTCTACCGAGCAAACAAAGGCACGCCCCCCTAGTGCCGTCCCTTTCT CACTTCTACTCATCCCTCAGATGGGGCGCAGTAAATATAGCATAGAGCAGCGTCAGCAGGGGCGGAACCAGTTGATTGGAAAGTATCTGTGGTTAGCCTCTTGCCGTGACCTGGGCCCCGGTGAGAAACCCAGCGCTCTTCTTCTGGAGATTCGGGGAGAGAAAGGAAGAAAGAGGGTTTCGAGTCACATCCAGGTGGTCAGGAACTTCTTTGCCGCTCATCGTTGCC TTCACTTTCTGTTCGGCCCACGACAGAAAGACAAGGATGACAAAGACGAGCGCCACATCGAGAAGGTGTCGCTCAAGAACAATCCGATCCTGATTGCCCTGTCCGAGAATCGGATGCCCGATCAGCGACCCAACTACGAGTACTTTGCGCAGATTCTCGCCCTGAACGAACAGGTGCAGTTCAGGCCTCGGCGCTGCTGGATCTTTGTCTCGCATCCGGACGTGCTCGTCAGCAAAGACGGCTCGGGGTACTTGCCCACGACAGGCACCAAGCTCGGCCAGGCCGAGTATCCGCACCTCCGGCGCAACCTCGAGCGCGAGACGTGGGccagggaggaggagcagcacCTATTCAGGGGCGCACTCCTTCACGAGTTCACCAAGGAGATCCACCAGGTCGAATCGGGCAGCGTCGGCGACCTTGCCAGGAAGTGGGCGTCCGCGTTCCCGAGCCTCCAGCAGCGCCTGAGGGCGATCACGTCGTCGACCACGGATGGACAGTGCGACGTCCTGCACCTGCACACCACGCTCGAGCTGAGGGAGAAGCCCGGCTTTCCTGCCGACTCGAGCCTCAGCTCTTGGGTCGAGATCAGCATTGAACAGCCGCACTTGCTCAACCACCGATGGAGGGTCGAGACACACCTTGTCGGGCCTCCGGAGCTCAGCTATGCCCGCGATGACTCAGGGGAAGAAGGCTCGTACCAGGAAGATATTTATGAGCGGCATGGTGAGTTTACCATCAAGTACCAGCATCAGCCGGGATGCGACGGCtcgcgcagcagcagcagcagcagcagcagcagcagcagtgacAGTGCCCGCGGACACTGTGACTGCCTCTCGCGGTGCAGCGGTCGGGACGCGTTCTCGGTACCGTTCCCGATTCCGTTCCCCGCTACCGCCTGGGCCCAGACACTCACCAACTGCGCCGAGTACCCGGCGTATCCGTCCAGCGGGAGCAAGAGGCATGCGCGCGGGTGGGGCGTCGAGTGCGAGAGAGAGGAGGACAGGGAAGAGGCGGGATGGCGCCGACGCGGCAGCAAAGAGCCTACGCAAATGGACCTGGTCCCCAAGATCGCCATGATGCAGGAGATCTTGTCGTGCCCGCCGCCCGCTCCGTCCCACCAAGGGGAGAGCAGCGAAGCTTCTTCGGAACAGGGCTGGACACGTCGCGGGCTGATCCTCTGGACGTTTGACACCATTCACAGCGTGGCCAAGGAAGGAGGGAGAGAAAGGGGGAAGCCGCAGACGGCCTCGGGCGGGAGGACCTGCTGGCGCTTCCTGACTATTCTCGATCCCTCCAGCGAGCATCACCTGCGGCAGGCCGCGGTCACCAGCCGCCGGACGCCCGCTGATGAGTTCCGGGGCGTCTCGGACAGCCTCGCCTGCGCTTCGCGGCCCGGGTCCCGCGCTGCCATCCCGTCCCCGACCCCGAGCTACCCGCAGCACCCGAGCGCGACCACGAATGAGAACTTCCCGCCGGCCTGGAACAATGTTGCTGTAGGGCCAGGTGCGGCGCTGTCCCTCCCTCCGACGACGCGAGCCTACGGTGCCGATGTCGATGCCATTTCACATGCGATACCACCGCGCGCGGCCGCGGGCGAGGCAGGGTACGAGCTGCCGGACAGCTTCGGCGGCAGCCACGGCGGGCTAGCAACGCCGCCTTCGACCGCCTCCACGGCCAGCTCGCTCACGCAGCCCTTCAGCACCGCCTCGGCGGGCTCCGACGTGTTCCCGGGCTACGTGTCCCCGCCGCACGGCCCCGTGACGACGGCGGATCCGGGAGCCGGCCCGCACACCCTCGGCGGCGCGCTCCCGGGGGCGATGACGGACCCGTTCCTGTCAGACGTGGGCGGTGCATACGGCGGAGCGCAGGACGGCATCATCCACGGCTGGGACAGtcacgtcgccgtcgccgtcgccgtcgccgggtTGGATGCGGATCCCTGGTCGTCACCGGGCTATTCCGACGCCAGCGCGGCCGCCCATCAGGTCCATCATCACGACACCATCGCCTGGTCCGCGGGGACGCAACCGCAAACCGTCCGGTCACGCCGGGGCagcgagcagcagcagcagcaccaccaccaccaccaccaacatcACCACCCCTCCGGGTCGCCAGAACAGCACACGTGGGCATCGTCCACCCACTCTGACAGCATTATCGACAACCACGAACTGTGGATGCCCCCGATCGCGGCAGAGACCCAGACCCCGGCAGCAGAGAcggcccct